The following is a genomic window from Bordetella petrii.
CGGCGCCATGGCCTGCGCGGCCGCGGCGCCGGCCGCCGCGGCGGTTGCCGGGTCCACCACGGTGGATGCGGCCGTGTCGGCGCTGGCGTCTTCGGTGGGCGCTTTGCCGGGTTTGGCATTGCTGGCTGGCTTGCCCTGCGCGCCGGTGGCGGGCCGTGCGTCGTCGGTCGCCGCGCCGCGCTGGCGCGCCAGCTGCTGCGCGAAGCTGCCGGTCTTGGGGTCGCTGGCCACGGACGCGGCGCGCTTGCCCTGGACGGGCGGCGCGGTGGGGACCAGCAGCGGGGTAGTTGGAGTCGCGGTCATGAGGGCATCCTGATCGGCGGTCGGGTCGTTGGGCGCCAGTGCGGTCAGGCCTGGCGGAACATCATGCGGGAGGCGAATTCGTCGCTGGCGCGCTGTTCGCGCCGCGTCTCCAGCACAGCCTGCGCGCGTCGCTCGCGCTCGGCCAGGGCATCGAACGAATTGAGCCGGCGCTGTTGCTGTTGCCAGTGAACGCGGCCTTGCGCCAAGTGGCTGTCGGCCTGGCGCAGCACGGCGGCCTGCTGGCCGATAGCGTCGTCCAGGGTGGCGATGAAGCGCTGGTAGTTGTGGCAGTCGGCGGCCGACATGCCGGTCTGCATGGCATTCTGCAGGCGCAGCAGGTAATCTTGGCGATAGTCCTGCAGCATCGACAGTTGCCGTTCGGCATGGGAGCGCTCGGCGTTCAGCCGGCCCAGCGCGCGCGCCGCCTCGTCAGTGCTTTCCCGGGCCAGGCCGATCAGCGTATCCAGGGGCAATTGGCTAGGCATAGGCTTCCTTGGTCTCGAAGGCCGCGCGCAACTGGTCGACCGCGGCGTCGTAGGACACGCTGTCGCCGATGTCCTGCTGCAGGAAGGCCTCCAGGCGCGGGTAGCGCGCGATCGCATCGTCGAGCTGCGGGTCGTTGCCGGCGCTGTAGGCGCCCACGGCGATCAGGTCGCGGTTGCGCTGGTAGCGCGA
Proteins encoded in this region:
- the fliJ gene encoding flagellar export protein FliJ, producing MPSQLPLDTLIGLARESTDEAARALGRLNAERSHAERQLSMLQDYRQDYLLRLQNAMQTGMSAADCHNYQRFIATLDDAIGQQAAVLRQADSHLAQGRVHWQQQQRRLNSFDALAERERRAQAVLETRREQRASDEFASRMMFRQA